In one Dermacentor albipictus isolate Rhodes 1998 colony unplaced genomic scaffold, USDA_Dalb.pri_finalv2 scaffold_11, whole genome shotgun sequence genomic region, the following are encoded:
- the LOC139051240 gene encoding uncharacterized protein isoform X2, whose protein sequence is MASHMLPNFDDVADKWKPYLIKVEAYFEGNAISDSTKKRALLVAALSTSTIQILMGRIAPAKPNALSYDEVVGVLNDHYDPKRNDIAESFQFFNRCQQENESIHDFFVAIRRIADNCNFGDSLSRLLRDRIVCGVRSKAVQKQLLSKKELTLEEAESIAIAAETAEKDARTMSVDVPPVLKVEAHRKLPSRSSTESAGRLECGRCGSFRHDNNSCRWAKALCYSCGQRGHLAKMCHSRNGNGVPSNRRVHHAKALAVEDAVSEEDNSDSAHIWTLASARKNALQPPIRRTFSWGGVELSMEVDTGSPVCVISRQLFDKHHKCWPSLKPSHVKLSCYNGRLPVVGELQLCVKYRDISVNCALVVLDCPGPSLCGRDLLMLLEEAGVPVLQVTGEGEATADQVDCHRIHAICDTYQDVFSETLGLIKGPPASLLLKGDAVPKFCREFVLVSDHQPLLGLLRPDRQTPAMAAARIQRWALYLGGYRYKLEYAPGRLLLNADALSRLPLQGCDLVTEPDPEERTPQKTGKSPSEMLLGYQIRSRLDTCFPAATVSNSKKENDEWLPPTDCSVHVRNYGSNGKWIPGRVTATSGGRMITVETPQAIVRRHIDQVRTRTESSPDEPPGTDPGLISRDRTQSAPPLCQEPSASPEDAGESSPQEAFRDLDHQIPVPPLVASGADQVPMQPVRRSTRSRKPVQRF, encoded by the exons ATGGCCTCCCACATGCTTCCGAACTTCGACGACGTCGCAGATAAGTGGAAGCCTTACCTCATCAAAGTGGAAGCGTATTTTGAAGGTAATGCCATTTCGGATTCTACTAAGAAGAGGGCACTTCTAGTGGCTGCACTTAGCACGTCGACGATCCAAATCCTAATGGGAAGGATAGCACCTGCAAAGCCCAATGCCCTAAGCTATGACGAAGTAGTCGGGGTGTTAAATGACCACTATGACCCAAAACGCAACGACATCGCTGAAAGTTTCCAGTTTTTCAACCGCTGTCAGCAGGAGAATGAATCCATTCATGATTTTTTCGTTGCAATTCGGCGCATAGCAGACAATTGTAATTTTGGCGACTCGCTGAGCAGGCTACTTCGTGACAGAATTGTCTGTGGCGTGCGTTCAAAGGCCGTGCAAAAGCAACTTCTGTCAAAGAAGGAATTAACGCTGGAGGAAGCGGAGTCGATAGCAATAGCCGCTGAAACTGCCGAAAAAGACGCCAGGACAATGTCCGTAGACGTACCGCCTGTGCTTAAAGTGGAAGCGCATCGCAAGCTACCATCGAGATCAAGCACGGAAAGCGCAGGGCGACTGGAGTGCGGAAGGTGTGGCAGTTTTAGACACGACAACAACAGCTGCCGATGGGCTAAAGCCCTATGTTACTCTTGTGGTCAGAGGGGTCACTTGGCAAAAATGTGTCACAGCCGCAATGGTAACGGTGTTCCCAGCAATCGGAGAGTCCATCACGCGAAAGCCTTGGCGGTGGAAGACGCCGTTTCAGAAGAGGACAACAGCGATAGTGCGCACATCTGGACGTTGGCGTCAGCACGAAAGAATGCTCTTCAGCCACCAATTAGGCGTACGTTTAGTTGGGGAGGCGTGGAATTATCCATGGAAGTAGATACTGGTTCCCCGGTGTGCGTAATATCACGACAGCTTTTTGATAAACATCACAAATGCTGGCCAAGCTTGAAACCTTCACACGTGAAGCTATCCTGCTACAATGGAAGATTACCGGTGGTGGGCGAGCTTCAACTTTGTGTGAAATACCGCGATATTTCCGTTAACTGTGCCCTTGTAGTGCTAGACTGCCCCGGACCAAGCTTGTGCGGCCGAGATCTGCTAATGCTCCTGGAAGAAGCGGGCGTTCCGGTACTACAAGTGACGGGTGAAGGCGAGGCCACGGCGGATCAAGTGGACTGTCACAGGATCCATGCCATCTGCGACACATACCAGGACGTTTTCTCAGAAACCTTGGGTTTGATCAAGGGACCACCAGCCAGCCTCCTGCTGAAGGGCGACGCTGTTCCCAAATTCT GTCGAGAGTTCGTCCTCGTTAGCGACCACCAGCCACTTCTAGGACTGCTGAGGCCCGACCGCCAGACGCCTGCCATGGCTGCAGCTCGCATCCAACGCTGGGCCCTCTACCTGGGAGGCTACCGTTACAAGCTCGAATATGCTCCGGGAAGGCTACTACTGAATGCGGATGCACTGAGCAGACTGCCTCTGCAGGGCTGCGATCTCGTCACGGAACCTGACCCTGAAGA AAGGACTCCCCAGAAAACCGGAAAGTCGCCATCGGAAATGCTGCTGGGTTACCAGATACGATCGCGCCTGGACACCTGCTTCCCTGCGGCGACTGTGTCTAATTCTAAAAAGGAAAACGACGAGTGGTTGCCTCCAACGGACTGTAGTGTACATGTCCGCAACTACGGGTCAAATGGTAAATGGATACCAGGACGGGTAACAGCGACATCGGGAGGACGGATGATCACAGTGGAGACTCCTCAAGCAATCGTGCGGCGTCACATCGACCAAGTGCGCACCCGCACTGAATCGTCTCCAGATGAACCACCAGGAACCGACCCAGGCTTGATCAGCAGAGACCGTACTCAGAGCGCACCGCCACTCTGCCAAGAGCCATCCGCGAGCCCCGAAGACGCGGGAGAATCTTCACCCCAAGAAGCGTTTCGAGACCTGGACCACCAGATACCTGTTCCACCACTCGTGGCATCCGGGGCAGACCAAGTACCCATGCAACCTGTTCGACGCTCCACAAGATCCCGCAAACCAGTGCAGCGTTTTTAA
- the LOC139051240 gene encoding uncharacterized protein isoform X1, whose translation MASHMLPNFDDVADKWKPYLIKVEAYFEGNAISDSTKKRALLVAALSTSTIQILMGRIAPAKPNALSYDEVVGVLNDHYDPKRNDIAESFQFFNRCQQENESIHDFFVAIRRIADNCNFGDSLSRLLRDRIVCGVRSKAVQKQLLSKKELTLEEAESIAIAAETAEKDARTMSVDVPPVLKVEAHRKLPSRSSTESAGRLECGRCGSFRHDNNSCRWAKALCYSCGQRGHLAKMCHSRNGNGVPSNRRVHHAKALAVEDAVSEEDNSDSAHIWTLASARKNALQPPIRRTFSWGGVELSMEVDTGSPVCVISRQLFDKHHKCWPSLKPSHVKLSCYNGRLPVVGELQLCVKYRDISVNCALVVLDCPGPSLCGRDLLMLLEEAGVPVLQVTGEGEATADQVDCHRIHAICDTYQDVFSETLGLIKGPPASLLLKGDAVPKFCREFVLVSDHQPLLGLLRPDRQTPAMAAARIQRWALYLGGYRYKLEYAPGRLLLNADALSRLPLQGCDLVTEPDPEEYVFCLKSLDEGIVTTRELKELTANDSTLARVKPNVLHGWPKGAERLDPSLAPFADRKLELSLAHDLVYWGHRVVIPVAARKRLLQLLHETHQGSSAMKTVARSLFWWPGIDREVERTAAQCENCIANLPMPPAAPPLSWPQTQERWSRVHVDFAGPIEGKMVLVVVDSHTKWIEAVPLNQATSTTTIDCLRDIFSHFGVPRTLVSDNGTQFTSQEFATFADRNNITHLRTAPYHPQSNGAAERAVRTIKDGLRKMRRGKLEHNLTRFLLNYRRTPQKTGKSPSEMLLGYQIRSRLDTCFPAATVSNSKKENDEWLPPTDCSVHVRNYGSNGKWIPGRVTATSGGRMITVETPQAIVRRHIDQVRTRTESSPDEPPGTDPGLISRDRTQSAPPLCQEPSASPEDAGESSPQEAFRDLDHQIPVPPLVASGADQVPMQPVRRSTRSRKPVQRF comes from the exons ATGGCCTCCCACATGCTTCCGAACTTCGACGACGTCGCAGATAAGTGGAAGCCTTACCTCATCAAAGTGGAAGCGTATTTTGAAGGTAATGCCATTTCGGATTCTACTAAGAAGAGGGCACTTCTAGTGGCTGCACTTAGCACGTCGACGATCCAAATCCTAATGGGAAGGATAGCACCTGCAAAGCCCAATGCCCTAAGCTATGACGAAGTAGTCGGGGTGTTAAATGACCACTATGACCCAAAACGCAACGACATCGCTGAAAGTTTCCAGTTTTTCAACCGCTGTCAGCAGGAGAATGAATCCATTCATGATTTTTTCGTTGCAATTCGGCGCATAGCAGACAATTGTAATTTTGGCGACTCGCTGAGCAGGCTACTTCGTGACAGAATTGTCTGTGGCGTGCGTTCAAAGGCCGTGCAAAAGCAACTTCTGTCAAAGAAGGAATTAACGCTGGAGGAAGCGGAGTCGATAGCAATAGCCGCTGAAACTGCCGAAAAAGACGCCAGGACAATGTCCGTAGACGTACCGCCTGTGCTTAAAGTGGAAGCGCATCGCAAGCTACCATCGAGATCAAGCACGGAAAGCGCAGGGCGACTGGAGTGCGGAAGGTGTGGCAGTTTTAGACACGACAACAACAGCTGCCGATGGGCTAAAGCCCTATGTTACTCTTGTGGTCAGAGGGGTCACTTGGCAAAAATGTGTCACAGCCGCAATGGTAACGGTGTTCCCAGCAATCGGAGAGTCCATCACGCGAAAGCCTTGGCGGTGGAAGACGCCGTTTCAGAAGAGGACAACAGCGATAGTGCGCACATCTGGACGTTGGCGTCAGCACGAAAGAATGCTCTTCAGCCACCAATTAGGCGTACGTTTAGTTGGGGAGGCGTGGAATTATCCATGGAAGTAGATACTGGTTCCCCGGTGTGCGTAATATCACGACAGCTTTTTGATAAACATCACAAATGCTGGCCAAGCTTGAAACCTTCACACGTGAAGCTATCCTGCTACAATGGAAGATTACCGGTGGTGGGCGAGCTTCAACTTTGTGTGAAATACCGCGATATTTCCGTTAACTGTGCCCTTGTAGTGCTAGACTGCCCCGGACCAAGCTTGTGCGGCCGAGATCTGCTAATGCTCCTGGAAGAAGCGGGCGTTCCGGTACTACAAGTGACGGGTGAAGGCGAGGCCACGGCGGATCAAGTGGACTGTCACAGGATCCATGCCATCTGCGACACATACCAGGACGTTTTCTCAGAAACCTTGGGTTTGATCAAGGGACCACCAGCCAGCCTCCTGCTGAAGGGCGACGCTGTTCCCAAATTCT GTCGAGAGTTCGTCCTCGTTAGCGACCACCAGCCACTTCTAGGACTGCTGAGGCCCGACCGCCAGACGCCTGCCATGGCTGCAGCTCGCATCCAACGCTGGGCCCTCTACCTGGGAGGCTACCGTTACAAGCTCGAATATGCTCCGGGAAGGCTACTACTGAATGCGGATGCACTGAGCAGACTGCCTCTGCAGGGCTGCGATCTCGTCACGGAACCTGACCCTGAAGAGTACGTATTTTGTTTGAAAAGTCTGGATGAAGGGATAGTCACAACACGTGAGCTGAAGGAGCTGACCGCCAATGACTCAACCTTAGCTCGCGTAAAGCCAAACGTGTTACACGGGTGGCCGAAAGGCGCAGAACGACTTGACCCTTCCTTGGCTCCCTTTGCTGATCGCAAGTTAGAGCTATCTCTGGCACACGATCTCGTCTATTGGGGACACCGTGTCGTCATACCTGTCGCAGCGCGCAAGCGCTTGCTacaattattgcatgaaacgCATCAGGGGTCCTCGGCAATGAAAACAGTTGCGCGGTCCTTGTTTTGGTGGCCAGGAATAGACCGCGAAGTAGAGCGCACGGCAGCTCAATGCGAGAACTGCATTGCCAATTTGCCTATGCCACCAGCGGCCCCGCCGTTAAGTTGGCCTCAAACGCAGGAGAGATGGTCGCGGGTTCACGTCGACTTTGCAGGACCAATAGAAGGTAAAATGGTTCTCGTGGTAGTAGATTCCCACACTAAGTGGATAGAAGCAGTGCCGCTGAACCAGGCTACTTCGACAACCACCATTGACTGCCTACGGGATATATTTAGCCATTTCGGGGTACCAAGAACCCTCGTATCCGACAATGGAACTCAGTTCACCAGCCAGGAATTTGCAACGTTTGCTGACAGGAACAACATTACACACCTAAGAACCGCACCCTATCACCCGCAATCAAACGGAGCGGCGGAGAGGGCAGTACGGACCATCAAGGATGGTCTCCGGAAGATGCGACGCGGAAAGCTGGAGCATAACCTTACACGTTTTTTGCTTAATTACAGAAGGACTCCCCAGAAAACCGGAAAGTCGCCATCGGAAATGCTGCTGGGTTACCAGATACGATCGCGCCTGGACACCTGCTTCCCTGCGGCGACTGTGTCTAATTCTAAAAAGGAAAACGACGAGTGGTTGCCTCCAACGGACTGTAGTGTACATGTCCGCAACTACGGGTCAAATGGTAAATGGATACCAGGACGGGTAACAGCGACATCGGGAGGACGGATGATCACAGTGGAGACTCCTCAAGCAATCGTGCGGCGTCACATCGACCAAGTGCGCACCCGCACTGAATCGTCTCCAGATGAACCACCAGGAACCGACCCAGGCTTGATCAGCAGAGACCGTACTCAGAGCGCACCGCCACTCTGCCAAGAGCCATCCGCGAGCCCCGAAGACGCGGGAGAATCTTCACCCCAAGAAGCGTTTCGAGACCTGGACCACCAGATACCTGTTCCACCACTCGTGGCATCCGGGGCAGACCAAGTACCCATGCAACCTGTTCGACGCTCCACAAGATCCCGCAAACCAGTGCAGCGTTTTTAA